One Mycobacterium paraseoulense genomic window, ACGTACAAGTCTCGCTTGCTCGGAAAATGGTGGTACATCAACGCCCTGGACACACCCGCGCGCGCGGCGATGTCCTCGATTAAGACGTCTTCATACGGCATCTCCGCGAACAATGCGGCTGCCGCGTCGAGCAGCTCTTCACGCCGCTGCCGCGGTTCTAGCCGGCGTCGTGTCACTCGACGCCCTCGGCCAGATCACATCGCCGACGGACCACTAGCGGCCACTTCTTGGATCGAGCAAGGAATGCGGCACTCGTTCCTTGAACTCGGCTGTCGAGAACGACGTCAATTGATCGGCGAGCGCGTACTCCAGGACACCTTGAGCAGCCTGGGCAAGGTGCATATTCAGCGCCACCTTCGACGACCGCAGAGCCTGCGGCGGCAGTGCGGCGAACCGCTCGCCGAGTGCCAGCGCCTCCTCGAGCACCGTGTCTCCGAGCACGACCTTGTGACCAGATTCAGCTTCTCCGCGAACGGCGCCGTGATCCGATTGCCAAGCGACACACACTCCTTGGCTTTCATCATGCCGATCAGCAAGGGCAGCATGGCTGCGCCGTCGTCCCCGGCAGTGAGCCCAACCGCGACGTGCGGGTCGGCCAAGTAGCTGTTCTCCCGCATCACCAGCAGGTCGGACAACAGAGCGATCGGACAGCGCAGCTCCACCGTCGGCCCGTTGACCGCGCAGACCAGGGGCTTCGCGAAGTTGATCACCCTGAGGAAGACGGTGCGG contains:
- a CDS encoding enoyl-CoA hydratase/isomerase family protein produces the protein MLLPVAWSWSPATFLSSKAAPALSMFGRLIEDQVARTFQIHEARTVFLRVINFAKPLVCAVNGPTVELRCPIALLSDLLVMRENSYLADPHVAVGLTAGDDGAAMLPLLIGMMKAKECVSLGNRITAPFAEKLNLVTRSCSETRCSRRRWHSASGSPHCRRRLCGRRRWR